One part of the [Synechococcus] sp. NIES-970 genome encodes these proteins:
- the rbfA gene encoding ribosome-binding factor A: MANDRRVSKVSSLIKREVSLMLLQDIKDDRVGAGMVSITDVEVSGDLQHVKIFVSIYGSEAARAETMEGLQASRSFVRRTLGQRVRLRRSPEISFVEDRALEKGDRMIQFINQLEIKPPEAFENLEGYAETADLNDGFDGDDDGEAFASEEMV; encoded by the coding sequence ATGGCAAATGATCGACGGGTGTCTAAGGTGTCTTCTCTGATTAAGCGGGAAGTGAGCTTGATGCTTTTGCAAGATATCAAAGATGACCGGGTGGGTGCGGGGATGGTCAGCATCACCGATGTGGAAGTGTCTGGGGACTTGCAACATGTCAAAATTTTTGTGAGCATTTATGGCTCTGAGGCGGCACGGGCAGAAACCATGGAAGGTCTCCAAGCGAGTCGGAGTTTTGTGCGACGCACTTTAGGGCAACGGGTTCGCCTCAGACGATCGCCTGAAATCTCTTTTGTGGAAGACCGGGCACTCGAAAAGGGCGATCGCATGATTCAATTTATCAACCAGTTGGAGATTAAGCCGCCAGAAGCTTTCGAAAATTTGGAGGGCTACGCAGAAACCGCTGATTTGAACGATGGCTTTGATGGGGACGACGATGGGGAGGCCTTCGCTTCTGAGGAGATGGTGTAA